Proteins encoded by one window of Sediminicoccus rosea:
- a CDS encoding ABC transporter ATP-binding protein/permease — protein MTAIREALSLALPYWRSEERWAARGLLAVVVGLNLALVAMSVMLSYWNREFFNALEARDAEAFSALLFTWKQTESGLMPGFVWIATAYILIAVYAIYLRQALQIRWRRWTTETLLAGWLSDRAYYRMALTSYGTDNPDQRLSEDARLFVDETLTLGLGLMRSVVTLFSFLLVLWALSGPATILGITIPGYMVWIAILYAALGTWLAHLIGRRLTRLNFNQQKVEADFRYALVRFRDSTEGVALHRGEAEERGALVTRFRALMENFWALMVATKRLTFFTAGYTQVATVFPFVVAAPAFFAGRIPLGGLTQTAQAFGEVQGALSWIVDNYASLTEWRATVTRLTGFRDALDAARAAAHEGEGMRAATGAPGLIRLEGLNLRLPDGRVLLEDAALELRAGERVLLTGASGSGKSTLFRALAGIWPFGHGRLETPEGGRALFLPQRPYLPLGTLRRVLCYPAAADAFSDDAIAAALSDAGLSHLAPKLDLEEAWSQLLSGGEQQRVALARALLLKPDWLFLDEATASLDPAGERALYEVLAERLPGAMIFSIAHRPAVAEYHSRHIRFSDGALVE, from the coding sequence ATGACGGCCATCCGCGAGGCCCTTTCGCTCGCCCTGCCCTATTGGCGCAGCGAGGAACGCTGGGCCGCGCGCGGCCTGCTCGCCGTCGTCGTCGGGCTCAATCTCGCCCTGGTCGCGATGTCGGTCATGCTCTCCTACTGGAACCGGGAGTTCTTCAACGCGCTGGAGGCGCGCGACGCGGAGGCCTTCTCCGCCCTGCTCTTCACCTGGAAGCAGACGGAGAGCGGCCTGATGCCGGGCTTCGTCTGGATCGCCACGGCCTATATCCTCATCGCGGTCTACGCCATCTACCTGCGCCAGGCGCTGCAGATCCGCTGGCGCCGCTGGACAACCGAGACGCTGCTGGCGGGCTGGCTCTCGGACCGCGCCTATTACCGCATGGCGCTGACCAGCTACGGCACGGACAACCCGGACCAGCGCCTCTCCGAGGATGCGCGCCTGTTCGTGGACGAGACGCTCACACTCGGCCTCGGCCTGATGCGCAGCGTGGTGACGCTGTTCTCCTTCCTCCTGGTGCTCTGGGCGCTGTCCGGGCCGGCGACCATCCTGGGCATCACCATCCCCGGCTACATGGTCTGGATCGCCATCCTCTATGCGGCGCTCGGCACCTGGCTCGCCCACCTGATCGGGCGGCGGCTGACCCGGCTGAACTTCAACCAGCAGAAGGTGGAGGCGGATTTCCGCTACGCGCTGGTCCGCTTCCGCGACAGCACGGAAGGCGTCGCCCTGCATCGCGGCGAGGCGGAGGAGCGCGGCGCGCTGGTCACTCGCTTCCGGGCGCTGATGGAGAATTTCTGGGCGCTGATGGTGGCGACCAAGCGCCTCACCTTCTTCACCGCCGGCTACACCCAGGTGGCGACGGTGTTTCCCTTCGTGGTCGCCGCCCCCGCCTTCTTCGCCGGGCGCATCCCGCTGGGCGGCCTGACCCAGACGGCCCAGGCCTTCGGCGAGGTCCAGGGCGCCCTCTCCTGGATCGTGGATAATTACGCAAGCCTGACCGAATGGCGGGCGACGGTGACGCGCCTCACCGGCTTCCGCGATGCGCTGGACGCGGCGCGGGCCGCCGCGCACGAGGGCGAGGGCATGCGCGCGGCCACGGGCGCGCCAGGCCTCATCCGCCTCGAAGGGCTGAACCTGCGGTTGCCCGATGGCCGCGTTCTGCTGGAAGACGCGGCGCTGGAACTGCGCGCGGGTGAGCGCGTGCTGCTGACCGGCGCCTCGGGCAGCGGCAAATCCACCCTGTTCCGCGCGCTGGCGGGCATCTGGCCCTTCGGGCATGGGCGGCTGGAGACGCCGGAGGGCGGCCGCGCCCTCTTCCTGCCGCAGCGGCCCTACCTGCCGCTTGGCACGCTGCGCCGCGTGCTGTGCTACCCCGCCGCCGCCGATGCCTTCAGCGATGACGCGATCGCGGCCGCGCTCTCCGATGCCGGCCTCTCGCACCTGGCGCCGAAGCTCGACCTGGAGGAGGCCTGGTCACAGCTCCTCTCGGGCGGCGAGCAGCAGCGCGTGGCGCTGGCGCGCGCCCTGCTGCTGAAGCCCGACTGGCTCTTCCTCGACGAAGCGACGGCGAGCCTGGACCCGGCGGGCGAGCGCGCGCTCTACGAGGTGCTGGCGGAGCGGCTGCCCGGGGCGATGATCTTTTCCATCGCGCACCGCCCGGCCGTGGCGGAATACCACAGCCGGCACATCCGCTTCAGCGACGGGGCGCTGGTGGAGTAG
- a CDS encoding S-methyl-5'-thioadenosine phosphorylase: protein MSASITPVIGLIGGSGLYDIDGLQDREWRHVPTPWGAPSDQLLFGTLAGIRCVFLPRHGRGHPNPPSALNFRANIDALKRSGVTDVISLSAVGSLQEQYPPGHFVIVDQFIDRTFAREKSFFGPGCVAHVSVAHPTCPRLSDAIADAGAELGLPMTKGGTYLVMEGPQFSTKAESLLYRQWGCDVIGMTNMPEAKLAREAELCYASVAMVTDFDCWHPDHDHVTVDQVVKVLFSNADKARALVKALIPRIGAPRGPCEAGCDRALDHALITAPEMRDPKMVAMLDAVAGRVLHAK from the coding sequence ATGTCTGCCAGCATCACCCCCGTCATCGGCCTGATCGGCGGCTCGGGCCTCTACGATATTGACGGCTTGCAGGACCGGGAGTGGCGGCACGTTCCCACCCCCTGGGGCGCGCCGTCGGACCAGCTTCTCTTCGGCACGCTGGCCGGCATCCGCTGCGTCTTCCTGCCGCGCCATGGCCGCGGCCACCCCAACCCGCCCTCGGCCCTGAACTTCCGCGCCAATATCGACGCGCTGAAGCGCAGCGGCGTGACCGACGTGATCTCCCTCTCGGCGGTCGGCTCGCTGCAGGAACAGTATCCGCCCGGCCATTTCGTGATCGTGGACCAGTTCATCGACCGCACCTTCGCGCGGGAGAAGTCCTTCTTCGGCCCGGGCTGCGTCGCCCATGTCAGCGTCGCCCACCCGACCTGCCCGCGCCTGTCGGATGCCATCGCCGATGCGGGGGCGGAGCTTGGCCTGCCCATGACCAAGGGCGGCACCTACCTCGTCATGGAAGGCCCGCAATTCAGCACCAAGGCCGAGAGCCTGCTCTATCGCCAGTGGGGCTGCGACGTGATCGGCATGACCAACATGCCCGAGGCCAAGCTCGCCCGCGAGGCGGAGCTTTGCTACGCCTCCGTCGCCATGGTGACCGATTTCGACTGCTGGCACCCGGACCATGACCACGTCACGGTGGACCAGGTGGTGAAGGTCCTCTTCTCCAACGCCGACAAGGCGCGCGCTTTGGTCAAGGCGCTGATCCCCCGCATCGGCGCCCCGCGCGGCCCCTGCGAGGCCGGCTGCGACCGCGCGCTGGACCATGCGCTGATCACGGCCCCCGAGATGCGCGACCCGAAGATGGTTGCCATGCTGGACGCCGTGGCCGGCCGGGTGCTGCACGCCAAATAG
- a CDS encoding DUF1826 domain-containing protein, with amino-acid sequence MPLLCEAFAPDAATHEAPPRAVIGTPETVLLTALRPDVALALWLREEPASFARPLRPLRQAGSFRALAEGKPEEALDLLCEQLPAGAPIDLLSDMLRLSHMFAVLTRNEHVRLRFDGITGDACRKFHVDSVGFRLLVTYAGPGTQWSMGDPEAGAGIEEVPRCAVALFRGRKREGATTLHRSPPLSHLPEAQRSRLVFCIDEPDCCA; translated from the coding sequence ATGCCTCTTCTCTGCGAAGCCTTCGCCCCCGACGCCGCCACCCATGAGGCCCCGCCCCGGGCCGTGATCGGCACGCCTGAGACGGTGCTGCTCACCGCGCTCCGCCCCGATGTCGCCCTCGCCCTCTGGCTGCGGGAGGAGCCGGCGAGCTTTGCCCGCCCGCTTCGCCCGCTCCGCCAGGCGGGCTCCTTCCGCGCGCTGGCCGAGGGCAAGCCGGAGGAGGCGCTCGACCTGCTCTGCGAGCAATTGCCGGCCGGCGCGCCGATCGATTTGCTTTCGGACATGCTGCGCCTGTCCCACATGTTCGCGGTGCTGACGCGCAACGAGCATGTGCGGCTGCGCTTCGATGGCATCACCGGCGATGCCTGCCGCAAGTTCCACGTGGATTCGGTGGGCTTCCGCCTGCTCGTCACCTATGCCGGCCCCGGCACGCAATGGAGCATGGGCGACCCCGAGGCCGGCGCCGGGATCGAGGAGGTGCCGCGCTGCGCCGTCGCCCTCTTCCGCGGCCGCAAGCGGGAGGGCGCGACCACCCTGCACCGCTCCCCGCCCCTCTCCCACCTGCCCGAGGCGCAGCGCTCGCGCCTCGTCTTCTGCATCGACGAACCGGATTGCTGCGCATGA
- a CDS encoding pyridoxamine 5'-phosphate oxidase family protein — protein MSARAQPMPRPAHADDIGAVRDAAFALLAEGVTNRRSPLHTPTLASIGLDGTPRARTLVLRGFEPATRTLRLHSDRRSEKFAELTRDPRCALHAYDPVAQVQIRLEGIASLHTEDEVAEAAWQASRSFSRMCYAIEPGPGRAIPAPLPAPQDAVSGRAHFGTILLHAHSLEWLWLAAEGHRRARLEWLPGEERATWLVP, from the coding sequence ATGAGTGCCCGCGCACAACCCATGCCGCGCCCGGCCCATGCCGACGACATCGGCGCCGTCCGCGACGCCGCCTTCGCCCTGCTGGCCGAAGGCGTGACGAACCGGCGCAGCCCGCTGCACACGCCGACGCTGGCCAGCATCGGCCTGGACGGGACGCCGCGCGCCCGCACGCTGGTGCTGCGCGGCTTCGAGCCCGCCACCCGCACGCTGCGCCTGCACAGCGACCGCCGGAGCGAGAAATTCGCCGAACTGACGCGCGACCCGCGCTGCGCCCTGCATGCCTATGACCCCGTGGCGCAGGTGCAGATCCGGCTGGAGGGCATCGCCTCGCTCCACACCGAGGATGAGGTGGCGGAGGCCGCCTGGCAGGCCAGCCGCAGCTTCAGCCGCATGTGCTACGCGATCGAGCCCGGGCCCGGCCGCGCCATCCCCGCGCCCCTCCCCGCGCCGCAGGATGCCGTGTCCGGCCGCGCGCATTTCGGCACCATCCTGCTGCATGCCCATAGCCTCGAATGGCTCTGGCTCGCCGCCGAGGGGCATCGCCGGGCGCGGCTCGAATGGCTGCCGGGCGAAGAGCGCGCCACCTGGCTCGTGCCATGA
- a CDS encoding NAD(P)/FAD-dependent oxidoreductase, which translates to MLPIAVLGAGLAGLSAAQALTAAGRAVRLFDKGRAAGGRLATRRIEHAGQSHRFDHGAQYLRAERAGFAALLEAGGTAPWPDAKRRVPVPGMSALGRHLAQGLDIRTGRHASALHRTAEGWMVAHLDAALVRPGRPMPSTPAELAGPFSAVLVTFPAEQARAILPPELAAPLAPIEYAPCWTVMAAFDRKLDLPDTLRYHGPIGWAARDSAKPGREAAQENWVIQAGPEFSRAQLEAPTEQVIAALLAELPAPAPLFAMAHRWRYSLLEVALGQPCLWDAGLGLGYASDGCLAGRAESAWESGQALAQRVLGA; encoded by the coding sequence ATGCTCCCCATAGCCGTTCTCGGCGCCGGCCTCGCCGGGCTCTCCGCCGCCCAAGCCCTCACCGCCGCGGGCCGCGCGGTCCGGCTCTTCGACAAGGGCCGCGCCGCTGGCGGGCGCCTCGCCACGCGCCGCATCGAGCATGCGGGACAGAGCCACCGCTTCGACCATGGCGCGCAATATCTCCGCGCGGAGCGGGCCGGATTCGCGGCCTTGCTGGAGGCGGGCGGCACCGCACCCTGGCCCGATGCCAAGCGGCGCGTGCCGGTCCCTGGCATGTCCGCCCTTGGCCGCCATCTGGCCCAGGGTCTCGACATCCGGACCGGCCGCCATGCCAGCGCGCTGCACCGCACGGCGGAGGGCTGGATGGTCGCGCATCTGGATGCCGCGCTGGTGCGCCCCGGCCGCCCGATGCCCAGCACCCCGGCCGAGCTGGCCGGCCCCTTCTCCGCCGTGCTTGTCACCTTCCCGGCCGAACAGGCCCGCGCCATCCTGCCGCCCGAGCTGGCAGCCCCGCTCGCGCCCATCGAATACGCGCCTTGCTGGACGGTGATGGCCGCCTTCGACCGCAAGCTCGATCTGCCCGACACGCTGCGCTACCACGGCCCCATCGGCTGGGCCGCGCGGGACAGCGCCAAGCCGGGACGGGAGGCGGCGCAGGAGAACTGGGTGATCCAGGCGGGGCCGGAATTCAGCCGCGCGCAGCTGGAAGCACCGACCGAGCAGGTCATCGCGGCGCTGCTCGCCGAACTTCCCGCGCCGGCGCCGCTCTTTGCCATGGCGCATCGCTGGCGCTATTCGCTGCTGGAGGTCGCATTGGGCCAACCCTGCCTTTGGGATGCGGGGCTCGGCCTCGGCTACGCCTCGGATGGCTGCCTCGCGGGCCGGGCGGAATCCGCCTGGGAAAGCGGGCAGGCCCTGGCCCAGAGGGTGCTCGGCGCATGA
- a CDS encoding glycosyltransferase has translation MRRQRICLLTLDFVGPIRNGGMGTAFLALAETLVAAGHEVTICYPSSYTENEPVTRWRRHYAKRGIDFVSLFLEGGEAELSLGAYHWLKTRDFDAIHFHEMRGIGYWITVAKRCGLAFARTRLVCQIHSPTFWHFAHSAQFITHSGELETDWMERRSAEGADLVTAPSRYILDVAAEMGWKLPSAQVMPNLLPSSFLGRAADPAPRPVEELVFFGRLEERKGLGLFCEAVTRLIRAGQAPARVTFLGKVGHMAGVHALAWIGAAAEAWPMPWTVVNDLDPHQAREYLAEPGRLAVIASRMENAPYVVLECLAAGLPLLAPDVGGIGELVAEADRARLLYPRNPASLAAALGRALTEGAAPGRAAITPEAAGRLWLDWHEALAPLTAPPVLSGQPLVSVCMAAFNRHGPLAHAIASIEAQDYPHLELILVDDASTDPAAQRFHAALAPRFAARGWTLLRNAENSWQGITRHRAAEAARGEFLLFMDDDNAAWPDEVSTFVTAARRSGADILTCQMQSFRGAGPPPRHRSARPIGWIPTGPNSALGVFRNGMGDANMFMRRTAWDRMGGFTLDRAYFEDWEFLQAAALAGLHIECLPEILYCYRIWEGAQTAAHDPDFLYRSYARAMRPALAALPEALRPALRLAVERELAGMQARREAYWQHAPHVTEAQGEVARLPPNSAEAMLAAARLALGQEHRATARLLAAQALRIAPGHPGALDLLSRIPEPPA, from the coding sequence ATGCGGCGCCAGCGCATCTGCCTGCTGACGCTGGATTTCGTCGGCCCCATCCGCAATGGCGGGATGGGCACGGCCTTCCTGGCGCTGGCCGAGACGCTGGTCGCGGCCGGGCATGAGGTGACCATCTGCTACCCCTCCTCCTACACCGAGAATGAGCCCGTCACCCGATGGCGGCGGCACTATGCGAAGCGCGGCATTGATTTCGTCTCGCTCTTCCTGGAGGGCGGCGAGGCGGAGCTCTCGCTGGGCGCCTATCACTGGCTGAAGACGCGCGACTTCGACGCGATCCATTTCCACGAGATGCGCGGCATCGGCTATTGGATCACCGTCGCCAAGCGCTGCGGCCTGGCCTTCGCGCGGACGCGCCTCGTCTGCCAGATCCACAGCCCGACCTTCTGGCACTTCGCCCATTCGGCCCAGTTCATCACCCATAGCGGCGAGCTGGAGACCGACTGGATGGAGCGGCGCAGCGCGGAGGGGGCGGACCTCGTCACCGCGCCCTCGCGCTACATCCTCGACGTGGCGGCGGAGATGGGCTGGAAGCTGCCGAGCGCGCAGGTCATGCCCAACCTGCTGCCATCGAGCTTCCTCGGCCGCGCGGCGGACCCCGCGCCGCGGCCGGTGGAGGAGCTGGTCTTCTTCGGCCGGCTGGAGGAGCGCAAGGGCCTCGGCCTCTTCTGCGAAGCCGTCACACGCCTGATCCGGGCGGGGCAGGCGCCGGCGCGCGTCACCTTCCTCGGCAAGGTCGGGCACATGGCCGGCGTGCACGCGCTGGCCTGGATCGGCGCCGCGGCCGAGGCCTGGCCGATGCCCTGGACGGTGGTGAACGACCTCGACCCGCACCAGGCGCGCGAATACCTGGCCGAGCCCGGGCGGCTCGCCGTCATCGCGTCGCGCATGGAGAACGCGCCCTATGTGGTGCTGGAGTGCCTGGCGGCCGGCCTGCCCCTCCTGGCGCCCGATGTCGGCGGCATCGGTGAATTGGTGGCCGAGGCGGATCGCGCACGCCTGCTCTATCCGCGCAACCCCGCTTCCCTGGCCGCGGCGCTGGGCCGCGCGCTGACCGAGGGCGCCGCCCCCGGCCGCGCCGCCATCACGCCCGAGGCGGCCGGCCGGCTCTGGCTCGACTGGCATGAGGCGCTGGCGCCGCTGACCGCGCCGCCGGTGCTGAGCGGCCAGCCGCTGGTCTCGGTCTGCATGGCAGCCTTCAACCGGCACGGGCCGCTCGCCCACGCCATCGCCTCCATCGAGGCGCAGGATTACCCCCACCTCGAACTCATCCTGGTGGATGACGCGAGCACCGACCCCGCCGCACAGCGCTTCCATGCGGCGCTGGCCCCGCGCTTCGCCGCGCGCGGCTGGACGCTGCTGCGCAACGCGGAGAATTCCTGGCAGGGCATCACGCGCCACCGCGCGGCGGAGGCGGCGCGGGGCGAATTCCTGCTCTTCATGGATGACGACAACGCCGCCTGGCCGGATGAGGTCTCGACCTTCGTCACCGCCGCCCGCCGCTCGGGCGCCGATATCCTCACCTGCCAGATGCAATCCTTCCGCGGTGCCGGCCCGCCGCCGCGCCACCGCAGCGCGCGGCCCATCGGCTGGATCCCGACCGGCCCAAATTCCGCACTGGGCGTGTTTCGCAACGGCATGGGCGACGCCAACATGTTCATGCGCCGCACCGCCTGGGACCGCATGGGCGGCTTCACGCTGGACCGCGCCTATTTCGAGGATTGGGAATTCCTGCAGGCGGCGGCACTCGCCGGCCTGCACATCGAATGCCTGCCCGAGATCCTCTATTGCTACCGCATCTGGGAAGGGGCGCAGACCGCGGCGCATGACCCGGATTTCCTCTATCGCAGCTATGCCCGCGCCATGCGCCCGGCCCTCGCCGCCCTGCCCGAGGCGCTGCGGCCGGCCCTGCGCCTTGCCGTCGAGCGTGAATTGGCGGGCATGCAGGCGCGGCGCGAGGCCTATTGGCAGCACGCCCCCCATGTGACCGAAGCGCAGGGCGAGGTGGCCCGACTGCCGCCGAACAGCGCCGAGGCCATGCTGGCCGCCGCCCGCCTCGCCCTCGGGCAGGAGCATCGCGCGACGGCCCGGCTGCTGGCCGCCCAGGCGCTGCGCATCGCGCCCGGCCATCCCGGCGCGCTCGATCTTCTCTCCCGCATTCCGGAGCCCCCCGCATGA
- a CDS encoding DUF1499 domain-containing protein yields MSGIAALLGQGPKGLEAPSPVEFASLVPPPSPNTCLAAPAAHPGPKQVVAPLLPGTPEAVFARLLALAKGFPRTWQLAAWPERRQAQWVERSALNFPDIIVAECVATPEGSSLFLYSRSLIGYSDFGANRRRVERWLGALEALPAEPAPEPPPPPPSRFAARAIGEAQGQRVLLAWNDARETPEIALGALAAGAAAIQVMTTDRPDQADALLLEAGARLGLGAEAEALVEARAVARDPLPPPLHADPGAWRAWWMRGSLDAPDLRERLPELDLVLDGADLAQLDGDPPRRLLGLRATGARRLILRSSVVPVTAELAALGFDLWHAGELDAARGAALDAALRAAGVTLPQFAAFPGRLTREAAQAARLAAPWWWFISEAALAELLAETGWRIQASEREGVALIVTAAA; encoded by the coding sequence GTGAGCGGCATCGCCGCGCTGCTGGGACAGGGCCCGAAGGGGCTGGAGGCGCCAAGCCCGGTCGAATTCGCCTCCCTCGTGCCGCCGCCCTCGCCCAATACCTGCCTCGCGGCCCCCGCGGCGCATCCGGGGCCGAAGCAGGTGGTGGCCCCCCTCCTGCCCGGCACGCCCGAGGCGGTGTTCGCGCGCCTGCTCGCCCTCGCCAAGGGCTTCCCCCGCACCTGGCAGCTTGCCGCCTGGCCTGAGCGGCGGCAGGCGCAATGGGTCGAGCGGTCGGCGTTGAACTTCCCCGACATCATCGTCGCCGAATGCGTGGCGACGCCGGAGGGGAGCAGCCTCTTCCTCTATTCGCGCAGCCTGATCGGCTATTCGGATTTCGGCGCCAATCGCCGCCGCGTCGAGCGCTGGCTCGGCGCGCTGGAAGCCCTGCCGGCCGAGCCCGCGCCCGAGCCGCCCCCGCCCCCGCCCAGCCGCTTCGCCGCGCGCGCCATCGGGGAGGCCCAGGGCCAGCGCGTCCTGCTCGCCTGGAATGACGCGCGCGAGACGCCGGAGATCGCGCTCGGCGCCCTCGCCGCCGGCGCCGCCGCGATCCAGGTGATGACGACCGACCGGCCGGACCAGGCCGATGCGCTGCTGCTGGAGGCGGGTGCCCGCCTCGGCCTCGGCGCCGAGGCCGAGGCGCTGGTCGAGGCCCGCGCCGTCGCGCGCGACCCGCTGCCGCCGCCGCTCCATGCCGACCCCGGCGCCTGGCGCGCCTGGTGGATGCGCGGCTCGCTCGACGCGCCCGACCTGCGCGAGCGTCTGCCCGAGCTGGACCTGGTGCTCGATGGCGCGGATCTCGCGCAGCTCGATGGCGACCCGCCGCGCCGCCTGCTCGGCCTGCGCGCGACGGGCGCGCGGCGGCTCATCCTCCGCAGCAGCGTCGTGCCCGTCACCGCCGAACTGGCCGCGCTGGGCTTCGATCTCTGGCATGCGGGCGAGCTGGATGCGGCGCGCGGCGCGGCGCTGGACGCCGCCCTGCGCGCGGCGGGCGTCACCCTGCCCCAATTCGCGGCCTTCCCCGGCCGCCTGACGCGCGAGGCAGCGCAGGCCGCCCGTCTCGCCGCCCCCTGGTGGTGGTTCATCAGCGAAGCCGCGCTGGCGGAGCTGCTCGCCGAGACCGGCTGGCGCATCCAGGCGAGCGAGCGGGAGGGCGTGGCGCTCATCGTCACGGCGGCCGCCTGA
- a CDS encoding DUF3253 domain-containing protein: MSRTPGPEAIEAEMLRRLDATEKSICPSEVARGLEAENWRPLMHLVRQAAARLSAAGEVEILRKGKPIAPEAMHGVIRLRRKRAPTGGAGPAQGEGGSDA; the protein is encoded by the coding sequence ATGAGCCGCACGCCCGGACCCGAGGCCATCGAGGCCGAGATGCTGCGCCGCCTGGACGCCACCGAGAAATCCATCTGCCCCTCGGAGGTCGCGCGCGGCCTGGAGGCCGAGAACTGGCGCCCGCTGATGCATCTGGTCCGCCAGGCGGCGGCGCGGCTTTCGGCGGCGGGCGAGGTCGAGATCCTGCGCAAGGGCAAGCCCATCGCGCCCGAGGCGATGCACGGCGTGATCCGCCTGCGCCGCAAGCGCGCCCCCACCGGCGGCGCCGGCCCAGCGCAGGGCGAAGGCGGAAGCGACGCGTGA
- the zigA gene encoding zinc metallochaperone GTPase ZigA, with amino-acid sequence MTNPLPVTVLSGFLGAGKTTLLNHVLANREGQRVAVIVNDMSEVNIDASLVANTGTLSRTEEKLVEMSNGCICCTLREDLMQEVAKLAAEGRFDALLIESTGVSEPMPVAATFDFTTETGFRLGDVARLDTMVTVVDARAFLEDYASADTLRSRGESAGEEDHRLLVDLLIEQVEFADTIVVNKADLVTPEELGRLAALLATFNPTAEILSTAHGQVPLSKVLGTGRFDMERAQNAAGWQQALSGEHLPESEEFGVTSFVWRARRPVHPARFKALIEGELPGVVRAKGFFWLATRPAWVGEWQLAGRMGRHQGAGFWWAAIEEKRWPEDPAWREMIRGLWVEPTGDRRQEIVFIGIGMDEAKLRAELDATLLTNAEWRAGARAHARLPDPFPAWSS; translated from the coding sequence ATGACCAACCCCCTCCCCGTCACCGTGTTGTCGGGCTTCCTCGGCGCGGGCAAGACGACGCTGCTCAACCACGTGCTGGCCAATCGCGAGGGACAGCGCGTCGCCGTCATCGTGAATGACATGAGCGAGGTGAACATCGACGCGAGCCTCGTCGCGAACACCGGCACGCTCTCCCGCACCGAGGAGAAGCTCGTCGAGATGAGCAATGGCTGCATCTGCTGCACGCTGCGCGAGGACCTGATGCAGGAGGTCGCGAAGCTCGCCGCCGAAGGCCGCTTCGATGCGCTGCTGATCGAAAGCACCGGCGTCAGCGAGCCCATGCCCGTCGCCGCCACCTTCGATTTCACGACCGAGACGGGCTTCCGCCTGGGCGATGTCGCGCGGCTCGACACCATGGTGACCGTGGTGGACGCCCGCGCCTTCCTGGAGGACTACGCCAGCGCCGATACGCTGCGGAGCCGCGGCGAGAGCGCGGGCGAGGAGGATCATCGCCTGCTGGTGGACCTGCTGATCGAGCAGGTCGAATTCGCCGACACCATCGTGGTGAACAAGGCCGACCTCGTGACGCCAGAGGAACTCGGCCGTCTCGCGGCCCTGCTCGCCACCTTCAACCCGACGGCGGAGATCCTCTCGACGGCGCATGGCCAGGTGCCGCTCTCCAAGGTGCTGGGCACCGGCCGCTTCGACATGGAGCGCGCGCAGAACGCCGCCGGTTGGCAGCAGGCCCTCTCGGGAGAGCACCTGCCGGAGAGCGAGGAATTCGGGGTCACCAGCTTCGTCTGGCGCGCCCGGCGGCCCGTCCATCCCGCGCGCTTCAAGGCGCTGATCGAGGGCGAGCTGCCCGGCGTGGTGCGCGCCAAGGGCTTCTTCTGGCTCGCCACGCGCCCGGCCTGGGTGGGCGAATGGCAGCTTGCCGGCCGCATGGGGCGCCACCAGGGCGCCGGCTTCTGGTGGGCCGCGATCGAAGAGAAGCGCTGGCCCGAGGACCCCGCCTGGCGCGAGATGATCCGCGGCCTCTGGGTGGAGCCCACGGGGGATCGGCGGCAGGAGATCGTCTTCATCGGCATCGGCATGGATGAGGCGAAGCTTCGCGCCGAGCTGGACGCCACGCTGCTCACCAATGCCGAATGGCGGGCCGGCGCGCGCGCCCATGCCCGCCTGCCCGACCCCTTCCCCGCCTGGTCCAGCTGA